The Styela clava chromosome 10, kaStyClav1.hap1.2, whole genome shotgun sequence genome window below encodes:
- the LOC120337178 gene encoding microfibril-associated glycoprotein 4-like, translating to MSTAETRFYNEIPDNPNRSNALPANVNIYETPCVRQQKHKDTEDTTVKRGLIALAIFLSMNVGLVVFGLVIITQLQSEMKILEDQLTHQGDQSFARLKWLEENVFPRDCTSVKHKYANIQNITGGVFDIYPESRAKPVEVYCDIVTDGGGWIVFQRRMDGTEDFYRGWNDYVSGFGEKDKEIWLGLETIYQLTKDGSFELRVDLEDFNGTTVYAKYGIFSISSASENYALLVGEYSGTAGDSLTYHTNMQFSTKDSDNDRELPGNCAIARRGAWWYNQCYHSNLNGMYYQYGLNTVRSVNWYHWKSNHQSLKFSEMKFRKKT from the exons ATGTCTACAGCCGAGACGAGATTTTACAATGAAATTCCAGATAATCCAAATAGAAGTAACGCTTTGCCAGCTAATGTCAATATTTATGAAACGCCATGCGTTCGGCAGCAAAAGCACAAAG ATACTGAAGACACAACAGTAAAAAGAGGACTGATTGCTCTggcaatatttttatcaatgaatGTTGGGCTTGTTGTTTTCGGTCTTGTGATCATCACACAG CTCCAAAGTGAGATGAAAATTTTGGAAGATCAACTGACACATCAAGGAGACCAGTCATTTGCTAGGTTGAAATGGCTAGAGGAAAATG TTTTCCCGAGAGATTGCACAAGTGTAAAGCATAAATACGCAAACATTCAGAACATCACCGGTGGAGTCTTTGATATTTATCCGGAATCAAGAGCCAAACCTGTTGAAGTTTACTGCGATATTGTAACGGATGGAGGCGGATGGATT GTGTTTCAAAGACGAATGGACGGAACAGAAGATTTTTACAGAGGATGGAACGACTATGTCAGTGGATTTGGCGAAAAAGATAAAGAAATATGGTTAG GGCTAGAAACAATCTATCAACTGACTAAAGACGGAAGTTTCGAACTACGAGTTGATTTGGAAGATTTTAATGGAACTACTGTTTATGCCAAGTATGG gATTTTCTCAATCTCATCTGCAAGCGAAAACTATGCATTGTTAGTTGGAGAATACTCTGGAACAGCCGGTGACTCATTGACATATCATACCAATATGCAGTTTAGTACGAAAGATTCTGACAATGACCGAGAGTTGCCCGGCAATTGCGCAATTGCTCGGAGAGGGGCTTGGTGGTACAATCAGTGTTATCACTCAAATCTGAATGGGATGTATTACCAGTACGGGCTAAATACTGTACGATCCGTTAATTGGTATCACTGGAAATCTAATCATCAGTCTCTGAAGTTTAGTGAGATGAAGTTTCGGAAGAAAACATAA